GTACAGGTGACTTGGCTAAGAAGTACCTGTGGCAGGGCTTCTTCCATCTGTACGCCAACCAGGTGAGTAGCGGCTACAGCTTCTCCTTTTATGGCGGAGGCCTGTTGCCCAAGGATAAGGCCACGCCGTTCCTGTTTGAGGCGCTAAAGGGAGTGGTCTGCCCTCGGGAGCTGTCTGTGGAGCGCTGTGCCCTGGTGAAGGAGCAGTTTCTGAAGCTGGCAGAGTATTGGCAGCTGAAGACTTCAGAGGACTACCAGGCCCTGGGCAAACACCTGACAGAGCAGCTGACGCAGGAGGGCATAGTGGAGGCCGGCAGGCTGTTTTACCTGTCAGTGCCAGCCTTCGCTTATGCGGACATTGCAGAAAGGATCAACAACAGCTGCAGACCGACCGACGGGGCGTGGTTGAGGGTGGTGCTGGAGAAGCCGTTTGGCCATGATTTCAGTAGTGCCCAACTACTGTCCACTCAACTGGGTACCTCCCTCAAGGATGAGGAGATGTACAGGATCGACCACTATTTAGGGAAGCAGGTGATGTACCAGGCCCCCTTATCAGTCCGCCGTAGACATTAAACAGAAAACTTTGCCCGTGAGGCAGATCTTTGTTTGAATTCTATTGTTTGCTTTTGTACTCAAAAGGTTGTCTCTAAGATTTTGCCATTCAGAAGGGAAAACAGTAAGCACCTGGATCCTATCTGGAACAAGCACCACATTGAGAGAGTGGAGATTGTACTGAAGGAGACCCTGGATGCCGTAGGTACTGTGTGGTCCCAGAAAAAATATGAATGTTCGCTTACGCATGTGTAGTAACCCAATCTATAAGACTGTGATGGTGCCAGTAACATCACCTGTCATGAGGTGTTTGATTTACCCTACTTTTGTCACAGGTCGTATTCCCTTCTATGACCAGTACGGTGTGATCAGAGACGTGATACAGAACCACCTGACTGAGGTCATGACCCTTCTGACCATGGGGCTCCCAGCCAACCTGAGCGACGTGAAGGAGGTCCTCAGGAACAAGCTGAAGATCTTCAGTGCCTTGCAGCACCTGGACAGGAACTGTGCCACCATTGGTCAGTACCAGAACTACAATCTAGAGGTACAGGAAGAACTGAACAAAACAAAGGAGTATTACAGCCTCACCCCCACCTTTGCAGGTAAGTGACATGAGAAAGTTTTTCGCTTTGAGCCTGTGCATGAATAAAAAAAAGTTGGCTGCAGTATAACAGGAGGAATTTGTATTGACATCCCTAGTTATTAGTATATGACAGGTAATCAGTAAATTCAAGTTACACTTTTGTAATTTTTGTgcatctttttcttttttttttttttgatagcCATATAGATAAGATACGATACATAGATTATTCGGGGGGGTTTCAGTGATGAAACATACTTTTTGTTTTTCTATTTCAGGTATCATGGTGCATATTGACATAGCCCAGTACGAGAAAATGCCAATCATCCTGACCTCAGGGAAGATGCTGGATGAGCGCTTAGGCTATGCTCGCATTTTGTTCAAGAATGACATCTTCTGTGTCCAGAGCCATAACAGCGTCCACTGCAAGCCTAAGCAGATTGTGTTCTACTTTGGCCACGGCACTCTGCAGTACCCAGCCATTCTTGTGAGTAAGAACCTGTTCAAGCCAGACCTGATGGACACTGAGTGGAAGGAGATAACGGAACACAAAGATGTCAGTGTATTAGGTATGCCCATCTCTGACTACTATGTGCTGACACCAACGGTGCAGAGAGAGGCTTACGCAGAACTAATTTCGCACATCTTCCAAGGCCGGAAGGACAGCTTTATCAGTACTGAGAACCTGCTGGCCTCCTGGGGTTTCTGGACTCCTCTCCTGCACGGTCTGGCCAAAACCTCCCCCCGCCTGTACCCTGGGGGAGCGGACAATGGCAACATGCTGGACTTCAAACTGTTGGGACGGGAGGTGACCTTCGCCAACGAGGCTGTTGTCATGATCCCCCAAGATCACATGGGCGGGTCTGGTGCTGAGAGCTTCCAAGTGATGCAGGGGAAGTACCGCAGCGCTGAAATGGTCTCTGCCTGGCCCGAGGAGCTCATCGTGCGGCTGGCCGCAGACCTGCAGGCTTCAGCGGAGAAAGCGGTAAGGGAGGGTGGCCGCTTCCACCTGGCCCTCTCCGGGGGCTCCAGTCCCCTAGCTCTGTTCCAGAGGCTGGCCCGACACCACTACTCCTTCCCCTGGAGGGACACCCACGTTTGGATGGTGGACGAGCGATGCGTGCCTCTCACAGAGTTGGACTCCAACTTCCGCACCCTGCACGACCACCTGCTCCAACACGTGAAGATGCCCTATTTCAACATCCACCCCATGCCTGTGCAGATGAACCAGCGGCTGTGTGTGGAGGAGGATAGTGGAGCGCTGCTCTATGAGAGAGACATCAACCAGCTGGTTAATGCCTCCAGCTTCCACTTTGTCCTTCTAGGAGTGGGCTACGACGGACATACCGCCTCCCTCTTCCCAGGCAGCAAGCTTGACGCCCATGGGGACTGTCTGGTAGCCCTCACCGAGAGCCCAGCCAAGCCTCACCAGCGTATGAGCCTCACCCTCAGGGCTATCAACCAGGCCCAGAAAGTAGGTGTGCTGGTGATGGGTAAGAGCAAACATGAGCTGGTCACCCAGCTCAGCCGAGTTAAGGACAACCCAAACAAGTGGCCCATCACTGGTGTCCGGCCCACCAGTGGCAGGCTAGTATGGTACATAGACTATGATGCTCTTTTAGGATAGCAAACAGCTGCTTTTGGCTCTGTGATACTGTAGCAATGAAACAATGTACATTTAATTGGAAATGAATGATTTGCTGTAATTTTACTATTTTGCTGTATTTTGACCAAGAATGTAAAGTAATGATGAAGGTTCTGTTGATTCTGGGCACCTTAAAGTATGGAAGTACATATGGTATACtggtatatattttatttttcaatatACAGGATgtaggggtttgtgtgtgtgtgtgtgtgtgtgtgtgtgtgtgtgtgtgtgtgtgtgtgtgtgtgtgtgtgtgtgtgtgtgtgtgtgtgtgtgtgtgtgtgtgtgtatgtgtgtttatttaCCAAATGGACATCTCAGGAAAGCCAAGTGGATATGGAAGTTTGTTCGTCTTTAATCATTACTCATGATCTGAATAACTATTATATTTAGTTGTAAAAACAGTATACATTTCACATAAAGCTACCCATTCCACACTGAACCAGCATAGAATAGTATTGTTGAAAGGGGACTTTAAACTGTGAAAGACCAACAATTTTGGTTCAAATTTCATTCAATCAAATATGCCCCTATGGTAAATGGATTTGAACCTTTTGCTCCTATGGTCGACAGATAATGTAATCTATAGCCATGTATCATTGTATTTGTGCCTAAATGCCAATTTGAAATCAAAATGCAAAATGTACTGTCCAGTACATTTAAATCACATAAAAAAGCATATTATGATCCATTGCTGCCTTTGGTTTAATCTATGCTTGTggataaaaaatcaaataaaaacacaatTATCTAATGTATTATTTGATATCTATGTGAAATGTACAATTTCCACAGCCTTTGaccccctgtgtgtattctcccCTATGAGCCAGCCCAGTAGTTCCTAATACTTCCTcttttaaagacatgctccggtactTTGGGGACTTAGAAAtgctttttttttaaacctctcgCTTTGGGCTGTATGTGTCTGTAGATagccacaaaatccctagtttgaaagtgaTTGTTTTCTTGAACCTGTGCAGTGCTAATTTCCCTACATTTCCCCCTCTTGGGCCAGCCCCGTAGCAATTTGAGtcctagccaatgagcttcagcccctcacatttgagtgacagctagcaagaggccTGGCCGGCATTATCCAATGAGGTTGCAGGGTGGGCCCAACTTCTCAGTGGAcacagcagagaaagagagaatgagcaatgacgtggtgcacatgTGTTATGTTGTATGCAATTTccggggaccacttttggctactttcagaactactggctaaaatgtatacaaaaaGTATCAGAGAATCTCTTAATGTGAGTGAAATGGTGCTTACAAGATGTcgtacaagtacagtgaaatgcttaactacGTTGTGACCTtccaaaactattttttttttgaTACTGTGAGTCTACTCATTTGAGACGCTCTTCACTGGCATTCACACAGATCTGCTCACTgcacaacatttgatttgaaagtgtGTAACTAACTTGAGTTCATAGATGTTTTATTTGTGGATTGAATTAGGAGTTCCTCTTACGTAAAGGGCCTTTTTTTTTAGGATATTGAAATGGATTTTAAAATGGGTTGATGAAGTTTAGTTCAACCGCTTCACTGCGTTGCCTTAATTCATTTTACGGACAGGTGTATGTTAATATATATGTATTAGCTGAAGGTTATTTTACCTGGGAAAAATATGTAATTAGGTTTCACTTTGATGTTTGCACATACAAATGTTATAGCACCTGATTATTCTGAATGCTGTAAGTGAAAGTGTGGTTTGTTCCTTATCACTCTGAGGTTCAAACAGTCTATGAATAAATGATTTACAattgtttatttttatacatATGGGGACCTAAACACCATTTttctacacactgtacacacatggAATTAATGTAACAGTTAATCACTGTTTTACCACAAGGAAATAAACTACAGCTTTCACAACCCTTTCTGCACAGATTATTTCTTTTTAACTGTGCGATTTCAAACGAAGGAATGTTTAAGCAGAAACGTTGGGTACTTGAAAAATGTATATGCCCCTTGATGATAGTGGTAGCCATTTTAATAGTTCATTTGACACTCAAAACGGAGTAAATGAATGCAAATAGACATATGCACACCGATTGATTTCAAGTGTATCAAATTAAGGAAATGGGACATGTAAATTCACTACATACTACACTAGTCACCATACTGTGCAACAGTATCGTTTGCTGGTGGTAGCCTGGAAACAGCATCAATTATAGATGGATGGGTCTATGGCGCATATCTAATTGCAACCTGGAGCAGCTGTATACTGGTTGGACTAGTTAGCCATTGTTCCCTCTCTGGCAAGGCCTGGGTAGCCTATTGGTTTTTACCCAGAATCCTCCCTTCACCAAGAAGAAGGCTGAGAAGAAACATAAGCATCAGTTCTGTAATATGTGCATTATTACTACTGCAGGAAAGATGATGTGCCTGGATCAGAGAGATTAGAGGATATGTTGTGGTGAAGGCCTACCTGTACTCAGGATACAAGCCAATGATAGAATAAGGGACAAATAGTACAGCTCAGGAGTTGTTTTCGCCTGCGAATGGAGAAATATTCAAATGCTTTATGCATCATTTCCATTGGAGCATTAAAACCTCTTGACCATACCATAATGCCAACCATTTTATTAGGTTTGAACAATTGGGATATTCTCAAATGCTACTTACACACTGTTGTGCAGTCAGAGTCAGGGCGATGGTGCATAGTCCCTGGACAAAAGATACAAGTCCAAACCCATGGTAGGCTGCCCTGAAGCTTTGGGGCACTGGGTCTATCAGTGTGAATGTTACTGCAAAACCTAGTCAGGAGGCAGAGTTTCAACAGTCAAACCGGTGCCAATGAACCTGTGTCTCCTACCATTTGTAGATGTGTGATAAGTGGTTTCCAATAACTAAAATGTGTATACATACTCCATACATACATTTACATTGTTGCAATGAGACGCAATATTCAAATCAGATTAAGCTGTGGGGAAGATGGGAAGGAATCAAGCGCATTTCTACTGCCATCTGTCTTTCATCATAATCAAATCAACGTATGATCTTGGCTAAAATAACATGATCAAACATGGCCTTTCACAAAAGTCAAACAATTGCGAGGAGCACACCCCATTAAAACTATTAGAAATAGTTGCCAAGACACGTTTACAAAACAGGATGTACAACCCTTTATATTTATGAGTAGATGTTCTCTAGCCTACCTGTTGCCATGAAGGACATGATAATGAAGGCAGTGAGATTGTTCAGAAGAGGCTGCTGGC
This is a stretch of genomic DNA from Oncorhynchus mykiss isolate Arlee chromosome 7, USDA_OmykA_1.1, whole genome shotgun sequence. It encodes these proteins:
- the LOC110527799 gene encoding GDH/6PGL endoplasmic bifunctional protein — protein: MWKVVWATLLLLATVCAQRGYAKETKGAPKVGHVSVVIVGGTGDLAKKYLWQGFFHLYANQVSSGYSFSFYGGGLLPKDKATPFLFEALKGVVCPRELSVERCALVKEQFLKLAEYWQLKTSEDYQALGKHLTEQLTQEGIVEAGRLFYLSVPAFAYADIAERINNSCRPTDGAWLRVVLEKPFGHDFSSAQLLSTQLGTSLKDEEMYRIDHYLGKQVVSKILPFRRENSKHLDPIWNKHHIERVEIVLKETLDAVGRIPFYDQYGVIRDVIQNHLTEVMTLLTMGLPANLSDVKEVLRNKLKIFSALQHLDRNCATIGQYQNYNLEVQEELNKTKEYYSLTPTFAGIMVHIDIAQYEKMPIILTSGKMLDERLGYARILFKNDIFCVQSHNSVHCKPKQIVFYFGHGTLQYPAILVSKNLFKPDLMDTEWKEITEHKDVSVLGMPISDYYVLTPTVQREAYAELISHIFQGRKDSFISTENLLASWGFWTPLLHGLAKTSPRLYPGGADNGNMLDFKLLGREVTFANEAVVMIPQDHMGGSGAESFQVMQGKYRSAEMVSAWPEELIVRLAADLQASAEKAVREGGRFHLALSGGSSPLALFQRLARHHYSFPWRDTHVWMVDERCVPLTELDSNFRTLHDHLLQHVKMPYFNIHPMPVQMNQRLCVEEDSGALLYERDINQLVNASSFHFVLLGVGYDGHTASLFPGSKLDAHGDCLVALTESPAKPHQRMSLTLRAINQAQKVGVLVMGKSKHELVTQLSRVKDNPNKWPITGVRPTSGRLVWYIDYDALLG
- the LOC110527801 gene encoding uncharacterized protein LOC110527801, translating into MLTMLHYALVYMAYHTSRWLPRNERLKFQIINAVFVALVLIPQLFVLTRPKSSRYCQQPLLNNLTAFIIMSFMATGFAVTFTLIDPVPQSFRAAYHGFGLVSFVQGLCTIALTLTAQQCAKTTPELYYLSLILSLACILSTAFFLVKGGFWVKTNRLPRPCQRGNNG